From Micromonospora sp. NBC_01699, a single genomic window includes:
- a CDS encoding D-arabinono-1,4-lactone oxidase, whose product MASTPSPSGAVSPLGATPSSAVSGPGWRNWTGNQRATATAVLRPSGVDELVDAVREAASAGHRIKAVGSGHSFTDIARTEDRRMELAALTGPVRVDPDRRLVTVPAGLELRQLNALLAGHGLAMPNLGDIDAQTVAGAISTGTHGTGAGYGCLSTFVTALRLVTGTGEVRHCSAETDPELFAAARVGLGALGIITEVTLRCVDAFVLRADERPAPLAQVLADLPDLVAGNDHFEFYWFPYTDRVQVKTNNRVPADDQPLNRFRGWLDDEFLANTVFAGACRLGRAVPALVPPISAFSARALTARTYTGRSDRVFCTPRRVRFTEMEYGLPRAALPDALDALRRLVDGLPFKVQFPVEVRFTAPDDIWLSHGYQRESAYLAIHQYAGAPYEPYFRAFERIAMEWGGRPHWGKLHYRHADSLRSVYPRFDDFVAVRDRLDPVRVFANAYTERVLGA is encoded by the coding sequence ATGGCCAGCACCCCATCGCCGTCCGGCGCGGTGTCGCCGCTCGGCGCGACGCCATCGTCCGCCGTGTCCGGCCCCGGCTGGCGCAACTGGACCGGCAACCAGCGGGCCACCGCCACCGCCGTACTCCGGCCGTCCGGCGTGGACGAGCTGGTCGACGCCGTACGCGAGGCGGCCTCGGCGGGACACCGGATCAAGGCGGTCGGCAGCGGTCACTCCTTCACCGACATCGCCCGTACCGAGGACCGGCGGATGGAACTCGCCGCCCTGACCGGGCCGGTCCGGGTCGACCCGGACCGGCGCCTGGTCACCGTGCCGGCCGGGCTGGAGCTGCGCCAACTCAACGCCCTGCTGGCCGGGCACGGCCTGGCCATGCCGAACCTCGGCGACATCGACGCCCAGACCGTCGCCGGGGCGATCTCCACCGGCACCCACGGCACCGGCGCCGGCTACGGCTGCCTCTCCACCTTCGTCACCGCACTGCGCCTGGTCACCGGCACCGGCGAGGTACGACACTGCTCCGCCGAGACCGACCCCGAACTGTTCGCCGCCGCCCGGGTCGGGCTCGGCGCGCTGGGCATCATCACCGAGGTGACCCTGCGCTGCGTGGACGCGTTCGTGCTCCGGGCCGACGAACGGCCGGCACCGCTGGCGCAGGTGCTGGCCGACCTGCCCGACCTGGTCGCCGGCAACGACCACTTCGAGTTCTACTGGTTCCCGTACACGGACAGGGTGCAGGTCAAGACGAACAACCGGGTGCCGGCCGACGATCAGCCGCTGAACCGGTTCCGGGGTTGGCTCGACGACGAGTTCCTGGCCAACACCGTCTTCGCCGGGGCCTGCCGGCTCGGTCGGGCGGTGCCCGCGCTGGTGCCGCCGATCAGCGCGTTCTCCGCCCGCGCGCTCACCGCCCGGACGTACACCGGCCGCTCCGACCGGGTCTTCTGCACCCCGCGCCGGGTCCGGTTCACCGAGATGGAGTACGGCCTGCCGCGCGCCGCCCTGCCCGACGCGCTGGACGCGCTGCGCCGGCTGGTCGACGGGCTGCCGTTCAAGGTCCAGTTCCCGGTCGAGGTGCGGTTCACCGCCCCGGACGACATCTGGCTGTCGCACGGCTACCAGCGGGAGTCCGCGTACCTGGCGATCCACCAGTACGCCGGTGCGCCGTACGAGCCGTACTTCCGGGCGTTCGAGCGGATCGCGATGGAGTGGGGCGGCCGACCACACTGGGGCAAACTGCACTACCGGCACGCGGACTCGCTGCGCTCGGTCTACCCACGGTTCGACGACTTCGTGGCCGTACGGGACCGGCTCGATCCGGTACGGGTCTTCGCCAACGCCTACACCGAACGGGTCCTCGGCGCCTGA
- a CDS encoding TetR/AcrR family transcriptional regulator, translating into MLDACAELVDEVGYEGLTTTLLAERAEVAIGSVYQFFPDKRAIVQALTLRNMEAYLERLADRFSQGDLAHWWDGVDAGIDEYIAMHRLVPGFRTLHFGDVVDVHLLDEQRDNNGVIAEQLARVLVEQFGITDGPPLRFALEIAVEAADALIKLAFRRDSDGDERVLAEAKALIREYLYRQVGTAPAVPEQSGGPEQTGAATGVPVAVGAADPADNPTG; encoded by the coding sequence ATGCTCGACGCCTGTGCCGAACTGGTCGACGAGGTGGGCTACGAGGGGCTGACCACGACCCTGCTCGCCGAACGGGCGGAGGTGGCGATCGGCTCGGTCTACCAGTTCTTCCCGGACAAGCGGGCGATCGTGCAGGCGCTCACGCTGCGCAACATGGAGGCGTACCTCGAACGCCTGGCCGACCGGTTCTCCCAGGGCGATCTGGCCCACTGGTGGGACGGGGTCGACGCAGGCATAGACGAGTACATCGCCATGCACCGGCTGGTGCCCGGCTTCCGTACGCTGCACTTCGGCGACGTGGTCGACGTGCACCTGCTCGACGAGCAGCGGGACAACAACGGGGTCATCGCCGAACAGCTCGCCCGGGTGCTGGTCGAACAGTTCGGGATCACCGACGGCCCGCCGCTGCGGTTCGCGCTGGAGATCGCCGTCGAGGCCGCCGACGCCCTGATCAAGCTCGCCTTCCGGCGGGACTCCGACGGGGACGAGCGGGTGCTCGCCGAGGCCAAGGCGTTGATCCGCGAATACCTGTACCGCCAGGTCGGCACGGCGCCGGCCGTACCGGAGCAGTCCGGCGGACCGGAACAGACCGGTGCCGCCACGGGCGTCCCGGTCGCCGTCGGCGCCGCCGACCCGGCCGACAACCCGACCGGCTGA
- a CDS encoding amino acid deaminase/aldolase translates to MPTEEPIARDALRTRLDRATAHLDPPFAAVDLTAFDANADALIARAAGKPVRVASKSVRCRDLITRTLARPGWHGVMAYTVREANWLVRAGVTGDVLVAYPSADRAALAELAGDAELASAVTLMVDSPDQLDLVDAVVPADRREPIRICLDLDASWRPAGGRVHIGVRRSPVHSATAAGTLAAQVTARRGFRLVGLMSYEAQIAGLADAPPGQALRGVAIRALQHWSYPELLARRGAAVAAVREHADLAFVNGGGTGSMAATSADPAVTEITAGSGLYGPTLFDGYRAWRPAPAAFFALAVVRRPAPGLATVLGGGWIASGPADPSRLPEPWLPAGLRLTGSEGAGEVQTPLAGSVANTLAVGDRVWFRHAKAGELSEHVNELHLIEGEQVVATVPSYRGEGRAFL, encoded by the coding sequence GTGCCCACCGAGGAACCAATCGCCCGAGATGCCCTGCGCACCCGCCTGGACCGGGCGACCGCGCACCTCGACCCACCGTTCGCGGCGGTCGACCTGACCGCCTTCGACGCCAACGCCGACGCGCTCATCGCGCGCGCCGCCGGCAAGCCGGTACGGGTGGCGAGCAAGTCGGTCCGCTGCCGTGACCTGATCACCCGTACGCTCGCCCGGCCGGGCTGGCACGGGGTGATGGCGTACACGGTGCGGGAGGCGAACTGGCTGGTCCGGGCCGGTGTGACGGGCGACGTGCTGGTGGCGTACCCGAGTGCGGACCGGGCGGCGCTGGCCGAGTTGGCCGGGGACGCCGAGCTGGCCTCGGCGGTGACCCTGATGGTGGACAGCCCGGACCAACTCGACCTGGTCGACGCGGTCGTACCGGCCGACCGGCGGGAGCCGATCCGGATCTGCCTCGACCTCGACGCCTCGTGGCGACCGGCCGGGGGCCGGGTGCACATCGGGGTGCGCCGCTCGCCGGTGCACTCGGCCACCGCCGCCGGCACGCTGGCCGCGCAGGTCACCGCCCGCCGTGGGTTCCGGCTGGTCGGACTGATGTCGTACGAGGCACAGATCGCCGGGCTCGCCGACGCCCCGCCCGGACAGGCCCTGCGCGGGGTGGCGATCCGGGCGTTGCAACACTGGTCGTACCCGGAACTGCTGGCCCGGCGCGGCGCGGCGGTGGCCGCCGTACGCGAACACGCCGACCTGGCGTTCGTCAACGGCGGCGGCACCGGCAGTATGGCCGCGACCAGCGCGGATCCGGCCGTGACCGAGATCACCGCCGGCTCCGGGCTGTACGGGCCGACCCTGTTCGACGGCTACCGCGCGTGGCGACCGGCTCCGGCCGCGTTCTTCGCCCTCGCCGTGGTACGCCGCCCGGCGCCCGGCCTGGCGACGGTGCTCGGCGGCGGCTGGATCGCCTCCGGTCCGGCCGATCCGAGCCGGTTGCCGGAGCCGTGGCTACCGGCCGGGTTGCGGTTGACCGGCTCGGAGGGCGCCGGCGAGGTGCAGACGCCGCTGGCCGGGTCGGTGGCAAACACCCTGGCGGTCGGTGACCGGGTCTGGTTCCGCCACGCCAAGGCCGGCGAGTTGAGTGAGCACGTCAACGAGCTGCACCTGATCGAGGGTGAGCAGGTGGTGGCGACGGTGCCGAGCTACCGGGGCGAGGGCCGGGCGTTCCTCTGA
- the tmk gene encoding dTMP kinase — MLGAASFADWLGLLATSIFAATQVSGDTAKGLAFGGVIAVRLLPALLLGPVAGVLADRFDRRLTMVVCDLLRFVLFASIPLAALLNVGGALVVGWAAVATFLIEAITLIWIPAKEAAVPNLIPRTRLEVANQLTLITTYGVTPVLAAISIAVLDRSVRAVSGGPPQGWSDPTQLALYFNSLSRLATALVVFFGIREISGRVGAREGGGQESVLRQFLDGWKFIGKTPLIRGLVLGIFGAFAGGGVVIGTANFFTKSLSAGEAAFYLLFGSIFIGLSVGIGLGPMIVREMSRRRWFGMSIVLASASVLVLAAAIHLSMAILGAVLVGAGAGMAFLAGTTLLGGEVADEVRGRVFSVVQTGTRLVLILAISISSLLVGVGGSRELRIADLGISVSSTRLLLLVAGVAGIFAGINAFRQMDDKPGVPVLADLWGSIRGRPLSPAEPFTSTGAFVVFEGGEGAGKSTQVTTLAEALRSEGREVLVTREPGATDVGVRIRSLVLDSVAAGAVPLSPRAEALLYAADRAHHVATVVRPALTRGAVVISDRYVDSSLAYQGAGRTLPVDEVSWLSSWATGGLKPDLVVLLDVDPRAGLDRVAARGGGADRLEGESLDFHERVRDAFLDLAAADPKRYLVLDGTGSIERIAATVAQRVRGMLTDPDPIVHPGPARPLDPSVEPRTPEPSPPEPSPPVELERRS; from the coding sequence GTGCTCGGCGCGGCCTCGTTCGCCGACTGGCTCGGCCTGCTGGCCACGTCGATCTTCGCGGCCACCCAGGTCAGCGGCGACACCGCGAAGGGGCTGGCGTTCGGTGGGGTGATCGCGGTACGGCTGCTGCCGGCGCTGCTGCTCGGCCCGGTCGCCGGGGTGCTGGCCGACCGGTTCGACCGGCGCCTCACCATGGTCGTCTGCGACCTGCTGCGTTTCGTGCTGTTCGCCTCGATTCCGCTGGCCGCGCTGCTCAACGTCGGCGGTGCGCTGGTCGTCGGCTGGGCGGCGGTGGCCACCTTCCTGATCGAGGCGATCACGCTGATCTGGATCCCGGCCAAGGAGGCCGCGGTCCCGAACCTGATCCCGCGTACCCGGCTGGAGGTGGCCAACCAGCTCACGCTGATCACCACCTACGGGGTGACCCCGGTGCTGGCCGCGATCAGCATCGCGGTGCTCGACCGCAGCGTCCGGGCCGTCTCCGGCGGACCGCCGCAGGGCTGGAGCGACCCGACCCAACTGGCGCTCTACTTCAACTCGCTGAGCCGGCTCGCCACCGCGCTCGTCGTCTTCTTCGGCATCCGCGAGATCAGCGGCCGGGTCGGCGCCCGCGAGGGCGGCGGCCAGGAGAGCGTGCTGCGACAGTTCCTCGACGGCTGGAAGTTCATCGGCAAGACCCCGCTGATCCGTGGCCTGGTCCTGGGCATTTTCGGCGCCTTCGCCGGTGGCGGCGTGGTGATCGGTACGGCGAACTTCTTCACCAAGTCGCTCAGCGCCGGTGAGGCCGCGTTCTACCTGCTCTTCGGCTCGATCTTCATCGGCCTGTCGGTCGGCATCGGCCTCGGCCCGATGATCGTCCGGGAGATGTCCCGCCGCCGCTGGTTCGGCATGAGCATCGTCCTGGCCAGCGCCTCGGTGCTGGTGCTGGCCGCCGCCATCCACCTGTCGATGGCGATTCTCGGCGCGGTGCTGGTCGGCGCCGGTGCCGGCATGGCCTTCCTGGCCGGCACCACCCTGCTCGGCGGCGAGGTCGCCGACGAGGTACGCGGCCGGGTCTTCTCGGTCGTACAGACCGGCACCCGGCTGGTGCTGATCCTGGCCATCTCGATCAGCAGCCTGCTGGTCGGCGTCGGTGGTTCCCGCGAACTGCGGATCGCCGACCTGGGCATCTCGGTCTCCTCCACCCGCCTGCTGCTGCTCGTCGCCGGAGTCGCCGGGATCTTCGCCGGCATCAACGCCTTCCGCCAGATGGACGACAAGCCGGGCGTACCGGTCCTGGCGGACCTGTGGGGCTCGATCCGGGGACGCCCGCTCTCGCCGGCCGAACCGTTCACCTCGACCGGTGCCTTCGTGGTCTTCGAGGGCGGCGAGGGGGCCGGCAAGTCCACCCAGGTCACGACGTTGGCCGAGGCGCTGCGGTCCGAGGGCCGGGAGGTGCTGGTGACCCGCGAGCCGGGCGCCACCGACGTGGGCGTACGGATCCGCTCCCTGGTGCTCGACAGTGTGGCGGCCGGTGCCGTACCGCTCTCGCCACGCGCCGAGGCGCTGCTGTACGCCGCCGACCGGGCCCATCACGTGGCCACCGTGGTCCGCCCGGCGCTGACCCGGGGCGCGGTGGTGATCAGCGACCGGTACGTCGACTCGTCCCTGGCCTACCAGGGCGCCGGTCGTACGCTCCCGGTCGACGAGGTCTCCTGGCTCTCCTCCTGGGCCACCGGCGGGCTCAAGCCCGACCTGGTGGTGCTGCTCGACGTCGACCCCCGGGCCGGGCTGGACCGGGTGGCCGCCCGGGGCGGGGGCGCGGACCGGCTGGAGGGCGAGTCGCTCGACTTCCACGAGCGGGTCCGGGACGCCTTCCTCGACCTGGCCGCCGCCGACCCCAAGCGTTACCTGGTGCTCGATGGCACCGGCTCGATCGAGCGGATCGCCGCCACGGTCGCCCAGCGGGTTCGCGGCATGCTCACCGACCCGGACCCGATCGTGCACCCCGGTCCGGCGAGGCCGCTCGACCCGTCGGTCGAACCGAGGACACCGGAACCGAGCCCCCCGGAACCGAGCCCCCCGGTGGAGTTGGAGCGGCGGTCCTGA
- a CDS encoding DNA polymerase III subunit delta' has protein sequence MADVFAELVGQAEATATLRRAAASAAEVIRAGVVPDPAAVINSAMTHAWIFTGPPGSGRSAAARAFAAALQCERGTGCGDCAGCHTTLAGTNADVRFVVPEGLSIGVGEMRALVLRSASTPSGGRWQVVVISDADRLTEAAGNALLKAIEEPPPRTVFLLCTPSTHPDDISVTIRSRCRLVPLRQPPADAVAAVLAERDGIAPDLAGWAAAAAQGHVGRARRLARDPEARKRRDAVLAVPRRLTGVGACFDAAATLIDSAEAEAEAAVAESDASERAALQTALGAGGTGKGAAGAARGSAGQLKDLERRQKSRATRAQRDALDRALVDLAGFYRDVLAVSLGAPVAPVHTDTAPLASAAAAKWTPEATLRRLEAVLACRTAIDTNVKPRIAVEAMMLSLWRG, from the coding sequence ATGGCCGATGTCTTTGCCGAACTGGTCGGCCAGGCCGAGGCGACCGCGACGCTGCGGCGGGCGGCCGCCTCGGCGGCGGAGGTGATCCGGGCCGGTGTCGTACCGGACCCGGCGGCCGTCATCAACAGCGCGATGACGCACGCCTGGATCTTCACCGGCCCGCCCGGATCCGGCCGGTCGGCGGCCGCCCGTGCGTTCGCCGCCGCGCTCCAGTGCGAGCGGGGCACCGGCTGCGGCGACTGCGCCGGCTGCCACACCACGCTCGCCGGCACCAACGCCGACGTACGGTTCGTCGTACCCGAGGGGCTTTCCATCGGTGTCGGGGAGATGCGGGCCCTGGTGCTCCGGTCGGCGAGCACCCCGTCCGGCGGGCGCTGGCAGGTGGTGGTCATCTCCGACGCCGACCGGCTCACCGAGGCTGCCGGAAACGCCCTGCTCAAGGCGATCGAAGAGCCTCCACCTCGGACGGTCTTCCTGCTCTGCACCCCGTCCACCCACCCGGACGACATCTCGGTGACCATCAGGTCCCGGTGCCGGCTGGTGCCGTTGCGCCAACCGCCGGCCGACGCGGTTGCGGCCGTACTCGCCGAGCGGGACGGGATCGCGCCGGACCTGGCCGGGTGGGCGGCCGCGGCGGCGCAGGGGCACGTCGGCCGGGCCCGCCGGTTGGCCCGCGACCCGGAGGCGCGCAAGCGGCGGGACGCGGTGCTGGCGGTGCCGCGCCGGTTGACCGGGGTCGGGGCCTGTTTCGACGCCGCCGCCACCCTGATCGACTCGGCCGAGGCCGAAGCGGAGGCGGCGGTGGCGGAGTCGGACGCGAGCGAACGGGCCGCGTTGCAGACCGCGCTGGGTGCCGGCGGAACGGGCAAGGGTGCCGCCGGTGCGGCGCGCGGCTCGGCCGGGCAACTCAAGGACCTGGAACGACGGCAGAAGTCGCGGGCCACCAGGGCGCAGCGGGACGCGCTGGACCGGGCCCTGGTCGACCTGGCCGGCTTCTACCGGGACGTACTGGCGGTGTCGCTGGGTGCCCCGGTCGCGCCGGTGCACACCGACACGGCGCCGTTGGCGAGCGCGGCGGCGGCGAAGTGGACCCCGGAGGCGACGCTGCGCCGCCTGGAGGCGGTGCTCGCCTGCCGTACGGCGATCGACACGAACGTCAAGCCCCGGATCGCCGTCGAGGCGATGATGCTCTCCCTCTGGCGCGGCTGA
- a CDS encoding YbaB/EbfC family nucleoid-associated protein, translated as MSREIDETWVEEAVERYRRIESLQAEFDQAIRAVEVSVRSPDGLVEVLVTAAGTITDVRFLAPVRSRGDAELARSVQAAVTAAADAAGWAREKLHTETFGAYRRLTEA; from the coding sequence ATGTCGCGGGAGATCGACGAGACCTGGGTCGAGGAGGCGGTCGAGCGCTACCGCCGGATCGAGTCGTTGCAGGCCGAGTTCGACCAGGCGATACGCGCGGTCGAGGTCAGCGTACGGTCACCGGACGGGCTGGTCGAGGTGCTGGTGACCGCCGCCGGGACGATCACCGACGTCCGCTTCCTGGCCCCGGTGCGCAGCCGTGGCGACGCCGAGCTGGCCCGCTCCGTACAGGCCGCGGTGACCGCCGCCGCCGATGCGGCCGGATGGGCGCGGGAGAAGCTGCACACCGAGACGTTCGGCGCGTACCGGCGACTGACGGAGGCGTGA
- a CDS encoding PSP1 domain-containing protein: protein MGMLCAVSFTRYGRLYYLDPGEFRPAVGDRVLVPTDDGTEVAECVWAAQWVSDDTDGFPRLAGLAGDADLRRDELQRKRKAEAKVAAKRLIREHGLPMKVIAIDHVLESPGGTTSGSRTTVYFTAPHRVDFRALVRDLGATLHCRVELRQLSARDSARVQGGIGSCGRDLCCATFLTDFEPVTIRMAKDQDLPLNPLRISGACGRLMCCLKYEHPLYANSSNYPTSGQRVETPDGLAKVVSRHPPSETVTVRQIEDGTVRRCAVADVCGSRRAYEGADPS from the coding sequence ATGGGGATGCTGTGTGCGGTTAGCTTCACCCGGTACGGTCGTCTCTACTACCTGGATCCGGGTGAGTTCCGGCCGGCGGTCGGTGACCGGGTGCTGGTCCCCACCGACGACGGCACCGAGGTTGCCGAGTGCGTCTGGGCGGCCCAGTGGGTCAGTGACGACACCGACGGGTTCCCGCGCCTCGCCGGCCTGGCCGGCGATGCCGACCTGCGTCGCGACGAACTCCAGCGCAAACGCAAGGCGGAGGCGAAGGTCGCCGCCAAGCGGCTCATCCGGGAGCACGGGCTGCCGATGAAGGTGATCGCCATCGACCACGTGCTGGAGTCGCCGGGCGGCACCACGTCCGGCTCCCGCACCACCGTCTACTTCACCGCGCCGCACCGGGTCGACTTCCGGGCGCTGGTCCGCGACCTCGGCGCCACCCTGCACTGCCGGGTCGAGTTGCGTCAGCTCTCGGCCAGGGACTCGGCGCGGGTGCAGGGCGGCATCGGTTCCTGCGGGCGCGACCTGTGCTGTGCCACCTTCCTGACCGACTTCGAGCCGGTCACCATCAGGATGGCCAAGGACCAGGACCTGCCGCTCAACCCGCTGCGCATCTCCGGCGCCTGCGGCCGGCTGATGTGCTGCCTCAAATACGAACACCCGCTGTACGCCAACAGCAGCAACTACCCGACGTCGGGTCAGCGGGTCGAGACTCCCGATGGCCTGGCGAAGGTCGTGTCCCGGCACCCGCCGAGCGAGACCGTCACCGTACGGCAGATCGAGGACGGAACCGTCCGGCGTTGCGCCGTCGCCGACGTCTGCGGCTCGCGCCGCGCGTACGAGGGCGCCGACCCGAGCTAG